TTTATTTGACAAGGGAAGTTTGAAGGGCAAAAGAGAAGCAAATTAAGCAGTAGATCGCAGGTTGGGAGGAATGGGAATCGCCAACATGAAGTCAATGTTATTGTGTTTGGCACTAATTAGCATGTTCATGATGGCCAATCATGTGGAGGCTACGAAATACATTCACCCGGGAGTACTTGACCCTTGCCAGCGATCTGGGCCTAAGCCACCATTCTGCCAGAGACACCGCAGCGGTCCTCCCTCGGAAGCGAACAAATACCACCGTGGTTGCTCCGCCGCCCACCGATGCCGAACCGGCTGACATCACAATGCATAGGAGCTGCGCCTTGGCCCAATGTGCTCTACTTTGCTCCATGTAATCAAACTTCCGCAAAAATCTCGGtaaattttagaattttatGACGTTATGACTCCGATTGAGTTTCTATATTGGATGGTATAATATTACTAtccaatatataattttatactTACATAAGTTGATGTATATCCCATGATTAGGGGTGGTAATCTAACATATCAAATATGTAATATGATTGAAAATATATGTAATATGATTGAAATTCAGATGTTCTtctttctaatgattttatggttaaagaaaaatatattattatgtaGTACTATTAAGACAAAAATTCCACATGCTTTGTAGAAGGCTAAGGGCTCGTTTGGGCAACCATTTTGCACAACAATTTATGGTTTTTGAACAATAAATTGTTGAGCTCCACCAAACAATCATTTGAGGACCCATATTCCAAGACAATcccataataataatattgtgatcatcaaattgttctcaaatgaacaaacattTCATATTTTCTTACCAAACTACCCTCAACTTTTTAATGTGATACCCTAATTACCCTCATCttcttcacctctctcttcctcgtTGAACACACCCTACCAGCCGTACATCTACCTCCTTCACAGCTCTTTGcacctcttcttcctcatcaACGCCTTCTCCTCCAACTTGTCCTCCTCTGATGACGAGCACAACCTTCATCACCATAGCGATGACGAGCACAACCTTCATCAGCCACTATACCACCTTCTCTCTTAGGGCCCAAGCCTATGTGCGCTGGTGCAGGTGAAGATGCAGGTCGACCAAAGCACACCCGTGATGGTGAATCAGTGCTTGTTGATGGTGGTCTGCAGGTGCTTGTTAATGGTGGTTGATTTTATCGTTTGTTGATGGTGGTTGCAAACGGTGGTCTGTAGGTGTAGACGAATGacatgaaaacaaaacaaacggGTTTTTTTTGACTGGAAACAAAAAGTAATATTAACggcatattttaaattttttaataataataataatttatagtaatgtaataataatggaaagagaaataattattatttaataaatatataaatttcaattttatagTTATTaagtaaattattaaatttatttaaatgatttttaatattattataaattctTTACAACTTAGAATGCAAAATACCTCTACACGTAATTtatacaacaattttaacaccacATATGCTACCAGCAAAAGTAACACCAAACATCTACCAGCATTTCATgaaccatatatgctaccatttattaccacaatttattatctataatatatgctactatcaaaattgtctaccaacgGACCCTAAGCAAAACATGACAATATTATAATACGACATTAACACTTGAGGTGACTTTTAAAAAGACAAAATCATACGGATCTTGGGCACAAAATGTGGATCAAAAACCTTTTTCTCACCTCCTTCTACTTCTCAtctcttctttcaaattataacaaataCAATTGTGATCTAGttataaaaaagaaacaagagtgATAATTTGTCAATCTGCATCTTGATAGAGTATCAGCCATACGAAgaagaattgagcattgatcttgaattatttatttaataattttttttgaaaggacaGGAATGTATTTATTAGCTAGAAATCGACAATAAATCTACAGTTACAACCTCCTTGAGTTAAGTTAAGTAGGCTCAAAAGACGATCTCCATTCACAGAGGAATTGGAGACTTTAGAGCAAATGTATGATTTGACTCTTCCTTAATATTCACTTTAATCAAAGACTATAATGAATTTCCAAGATGAATCTAATTAGCTATTTTGATTTTCGGGACGGCGGCATTTTTTAAACCTTCGTAAAGGCGCATTATGTATCCAAATGGGCTACGGCATTCCCATTGAGCCCTCGGCCCATAACTAGCCCAAAATAGTGTCACCTCGCCATAAGATCTCAACTTTGCATTTAATCagcatttgtgttttgattagtGCTCATTTTCCAAATGCTTTTGTTTGGACATTTTCACGACAAAATAGTGAAAGCCTAAACCCTCCCTCTCTCCCCGTCCTTATCTACTTCTTCTCCAACCATGCACGCCTTCGCCTCTCCCAGCCACCTAATTTATTCCAATCAGTCCCTCCGTTCCCGTCGCCAATCACGCGCCGCGACTTCCCGTCGCGACTTACCCGCCGCTATCTCCCGCAAACCCAATGTAGCCCCTTCAtcgcaaaaccctaaaccccgcGCTTCTCCCCTCTCATCCATCCGCAAGCCGCTTGCTATCGCCTCTCTCTCGGCCGCTGCCACCACCCTCGTCATCCGTCTCATCCCTCAACCCTCCCCATTCAGCAAAGGCCCGGGTGGTAGGGGTGGATTCGGCGGTGGCGGAtccggtggtggtggaggtggtgatGGATTTGGCTCAGGAGATGGGAGCGGCGGAGGGTTCTGGCAAAGGTTTTTTGGGCCGGACCCTGCATTTGCGGATGAAGAACAGAATCAGGAATGGGACTCCCATGGTCTCCCTGCCAACATTGTGGTTCAATTAAACAAACTCAGTGGATTAAAGAAGTACAAAGTGTCCGAGATTTTGTTCTTTGACCGGCGCCGGTTTGCTACTGTTGGCACAGAAGACTCCTTCTTCGAGATGGTCTCTCTACGCCCCGGCGGCGTCTACACCAAGTTGCAGATGCAGAAAGAACTCGAAACCCTCGCCACTTGCGGGATGTTCGAGAAGGTGGACATGGAAGGCAAAACAAACCCCGATGGAAGCATAGCTGTCACAATCTCATTCACGGAGTCAACCTGGCAATCTGCAGACAGGTTCCGGTGCATAAACGTAGGCCTAATGGCTCAGTCGAAGCCCATAGAGATGGATCCAGACATGACAGACAAAGAGAGGCTGGAGTATTACCGAAGTCAGGAGAAGGACTACAAGAGAAGGATGGAGAGGGCGAAACCGTGCCTGTTGCCAGTCCCAGTGCAGAGGGAGGTGCTACAGACGCTGCGGGATCAGGGTAAGGTGAGTGCCAGACTTCTTCAAAAGATCCGGGATCAGGTACAGAAATGGTATCACGATGAGGGGTATGCTTGCGCACAGGTTGTAAATTTTGGCAACCTGAATACAAGGGAGGTGGTCTGTGAGGTTGTAGAAGGGGATATTACTCAGTTGGTGATACAGTTTCAAGATAAGCTTGGAAATGTGGTTGAAGGGAACACACAGCTCCCTGTTGTGAGGAGAGAATTGCCCAAACAGGTAATAACAGGTTCTCTTTTGGCGTGGATAATTTGAGTTTGGCCTTTTCTTTCATTCAGGATTATTGATTACTGTTATGAGGATATTATGTAGTTCTGTTATTAATTTATGTTACCATGTGGTTTGTTCTCTTTACTTGGATTGGTGGTTAATCTTGCTCTAAGCATCCATAGCTCCAGAGTTTTAAGGAATTCTATTGTTGGTAATTGACTTGCAGCTTCGACCAGGCAATGTTTTTAACATAGAAGCTGGCAAACAAGCTTTGAGGAACATAAACTCTCTGGCCTTGTTCTCTAACATTGAGGTGAACCCGCGCCCTGATGAGAAGAATGAGGGAGGAATAATTGTTGAGATTAAGCTCAGAGAATTAGATCAGAAATCTGCTGAAGTTAGTGCGGAGTGGAGTATTGTTCCTGGACGCGGAGGACGCCCTACTCTGGTATGTATGTCCAATCTCATTTCTTTACTTAAGTAAAACATTTAACATTTAGTCTTCATTGTCAAATTctgattaatttgtttattgtCTATCGTATGTGCCTGTTCAGGCTTCAATCCAGCCAGGCGGAACTATTTCTTTTGAGCATCGAAATATACACGGGCTAAACCGATCAATTGTTGGTTCATTGACCACCAGCAATTTCCTTTCTCCTCAGGTTTTTAATATCTTTTTTTGGAAGGCTCTCACATCTTTTCTTATTCATCATTATTTTAGTCTTTACTACTGTCAAGGTGTAAAATAATGTATGCTGATTTTGTTATGGTAATCACTTCCCAGGATGATCTTGCTTTTAAACTAGAGTATGTGCATCCGTATTTGGATGGTGTAACTAATCCACGGAACCGTACTCTTCGCACAAATTGCTTCAACAGCCGGAAATTGAGTCCAGTCTTCACCGGTGGACCAGGAGTAGATGAAGTCCCTCCTATATGGGTTGATCGTGCTGGTATTAAAGCTAATATTACAGAGGTGATTTGCAATGGCCCTTTTAAATAACAGCCTGTTGATTGACTGTCTGTTCGGGGGTTTATATCAGAGTAGCTTTTCTTACATTTTCCAATTCTTATATGTAAAGCAGAATTTCAGCCGCCAGAGCAAATTCACTTACGGTATTGTGATGGAAGAGATAACAACTCGTGATGAAAGCAGTAATATCTCTACAAATGGTCAAAGAGTATTGCCAAGTGGTGGGATTAGTGCAGATGGACCTCCAACTACCCTCAGCGGTACTGGAATTGACCGTCTCGCATTTTTACAAGCAAACATCACACGGGATAATACTAAGTTTGTAAATGGAGCTGTAGTTGGCGAAAGAAATGTGTTCCAGGTTAgccatgatttttttatttaactttctatttgaagACATGTTTTGGATGCCACAGTTTACTGTGCTTGTGTTTATGTAAATAATGATGGAAAGAAGAAGCAGAGTTCTTTGAAATACTGTTTGGAAGGAGGTGATTACAAGTCTATTTCTTTTGTTActtgaataagaaaaaaaaatcaggacTGTTGATGATACCTAGATTAAAATGGTTTCATCATtagaaatgaaatttttttgaaaagaattagCATAATGCAAGTATATTCCCAAAAAAAAGTATATTCTTGGTTGTGTCGCCCACAAACTGCCTTTGAAAGTGAAAAAAATGGTATTGTACAACGCTAATATTGTTGTAAAACGCTTacctgatattttatttttcttttgttcctttaagaaaaaaaatagtctcCTTCCTTTTTTTGTGGTGTTTGTTCTCTAATATGCTGGCTAAGGGGCATATGAATTGCAGGTTGACCAAGGTCTCGGCATTGGTACTAAGTTCCCATTCTTTAACCGTCACCAGTTGACTCTTACCCGATTTTTCCAATTGATGCAAGTGGAGGAAGGTGCTGGTAAACGACCACCACCTGTGTTAGTCCTTCATGGCCACTATGGAGGTTGCGTGGGAGACCTTCCAAGTTATGATGCTTTCACCCTTGGGGGCCCTTATTCTGTGAGGGGTTACAACATGGGTGAGCTAGGTGCCGCAAGAAATATCATTGAGGTAAGATTTACCTTGGTGAACTGCCTTTGAATAGATATTTCTGTACTATATTAAGATTCAAGTGTTTCGACgaaatatatatgaataaagaTTTGTTGaggtgtttatatatattgtctATGTAATGCTAAGGCTGATACCTTAttcaattttcttcttgttttgttgCAGGTAGGAGCCGAGATACGGGTACCTGTGAGAAACACTCATGTGTATGCATTTGTAGAACATGGAAATGATCTGGGAAGTTCTAAGGATGTTAAAGGGAATCCAACGGAGGTCTACAGGCGAATGGGTCATGGTTCATCCTATGGTTTTGGTGCCAAGCTAGGCCTAGTGCGAGCTGAGTACGCTGTTGATCATAACACCGGGACTGGTGCGCTATTCTTCCGTTTTGGGGAGAGATATTAGTGTGAAATTTGCCAGATAGTTTTGCTTAGCACATTTTTTGGCAATGGGATTACAACTAATATGTGCAAGTTACTTGAGTGGCGGCATTCTCAGTCTTATAAATTCCTTGATAGAGTAAAAACCTCTTCTTGCTTGTACTCCTTTTCATTTTTTCGGCCAAATTATGTTGTAATTTCTCCATATTCGACAGGAACAGGATTATGAAATTCAAATTTAGGAAAATAAGATTAACAAGTTGCGTCTGTTTATGCTGATATAATTGGTTGTTTTCACATAATAATATTCTCATACAAGCTAACAACTTATATCACCATCACAGACCCAGGATaaaggacaatgttagagaccctcaaaatatcattctcaaaagtctctcaaatctatgtggcattaaaatagctcCACgttaaatgagggtcttttgaGGGTCATTTTtgaggtctcaaacattattccaCGATAAAATATACTTGACATGCATTGATTTTTTTGCATTAGACTCTTTCATTAACTGATAGAAATATCAGCCAGTCtaccatgatttttttttactattatatTAACGTATACATTCCTTCACTCGACTGTTTCAAGAGCGAGAGGTTTTTGGGTGCATCTTCAAAAGTGACTTGCCTTTAGAGTCATCAAGCCTCGGATACCACTACCAAGTGTCCATTTGGAAGTGCTTTGTATTTTAATTAACCGAATTGATGCTGTCATATAAAAAACTGTGATCCTGTGAGGTGATGAGATACACACTGTCCGCCAAACATGTGATCTGTGAAATGAAGCGGTGCAACTGGACTGAACGACATTTTTTGGGAGTGAAATGGAGCCCCAAAAGGGAAcacagtttagcgtttggatgaATAAAACTGAGGTGAGATGAGATGATAGAATTATGAAATTCGTCTAAATGATTTTTACCAAATTAGTTTACTTAATACAAATCAATTGCGCTTAATAAGCTGGAATTTAATCAAACACAATCATATCATGGATTCTGCACCAGATTAAAACAGAGAAGCAATAAatccacaaaaacaaaaataagtcCATAACAATATTAGAAGAAGCAGACATGGTTCCAGCACCCATAACCCATATAAATCAAACCAACATACaaacaaagacaaaataaaAGACACAACTCAAACAAacgaacaagaaaaaaagacaaaccCAAAAAAGTGTTGCGATTTAGGTTAAAATTGCACAGAGGGATGAGGGTAATAACCAGATTTGCCTGGAGCAAATGTGTCAAGATACCCGTGATATTTCGACGCTGAAACACgaactgtttttttttaagtGACACAGAGTTTTGCAAAACGCCGGTATGAGAGGAAGTAGCTCTGAGAGCTTCGACCGAAACCATGAATCATGCTGGTGGATTTGTAACGAAACTGTCCGCCAAACACAGACTGATCTGAAACTGGGGGTTGGAATGCAATAATTGCGTTTTGGAGCGGAAAAACGGTGCCCCAAACGGGCCCAGAGTCATCAAGGAGCTTTCTGGCAAAAAAGACTTCTTTCCTCCTACAAACCCAGTTCCTTTTTCAGCTGAGCTAGAGTAGCTTCTATCTCATCAAGGTTTTCCTCAATGCTGCTCCCCTTGCCAGCTTCATCTTCAGAGTCACTTCCTCTTTCCTTTGTCCAAGAATCGTTAACAGGGTTGCCTCTATTGGATCcttcattgtttttatttgCTTCCGTCTCTGAATCTACTATGTTGAGCTCTTTCTCCAAAAACTCCACAAATTCTTCCCCAATTTCCTGTCAAGAGTGACTTCACAAATGAGAGTTTTTTGCTCTGGTACTCGATCAGCCAGCAGACTATATGAGTAATCAAAAATAATCGAAAAGCTAATTCGTATTCTCTTCACATATTGGAACCGTTGAGCAAAAtatctattgaaaaaaaaaactgtctaGCAAAATAATATCATACCGCAAGTTCCTCCCATAGGCTCTTTGGCTTCCCTTGTGAAGAGGCATTTGCTTCCCAATTTCGAAATTCTTCTTCAAGATCTCTGAAGAAGTCCCCTGTTACACCAAGAACACTCTTAGAGCATTATAAAACATGAGAATACTAAAAACATCAAGGAATCGAAGATGATAAATGGTCTGATAAGATTCTAGTAGAGGAGGCAATTCTATAACCCTTTGTGAAGTCTCAAACAATCTCTCTACCTATCGTTATTTGAACATCCTTCAAAAAATTACCTGCAGCACAATGGGGTTAAGCATAAGAGCATGTGAAAACAAACCTATCACAGGAAAAAGGATTGAGCAAAATAACGTTCTCAAATCCTTGACATGGGAACTCAGTGGCCTTAGCCTACTAAAGGGTCATAAGAAAATTTCGAGGGCATATAAGAAAGCCATATGTTATGAAATGTATGCAATAAAGACTATGATATGTTCTACATATTGAAGTTGGTAGATTCCCAAATACATGTATGCATCGAACACAACCTATATAAATAATGAGCGACAACACAAAAGTTCAGGAGAGTTCTTAGTATTTACCAAATCCATAAAAATCTTCATCATCTTGGGATTTCCTCCTTTGTTCTCTTTGAGAAGTAGAGTAAGAAAAATCAGATGAGCGATTTCCAGAGTCATACTTCCTCCTAGAGTCCGAGTTGAGCAACGTATTATACGCATGCTTAATTCTCATAAATTTCTCCTGCGCGTTTGCCTGTAAGCCAAAGCCCTCTAAATAAATAAGGAATACAGGAGAAAAGGCTTATGCAGAATAGGCAAGTAATGCTTCAGTTCATCAGATAATCACAGACGTTACTTGTGGTATTCAGTGGTTATGCATAAATCAGCACTGTCCAAGCATTCTAGATGCTATCTTATGCTTAAGGAATGATTTTGTGTATTTCACATAATAATATCCTCGCAGCTTCAGAAATTATCATCTGAAAACTACTCCATGATTTTCATCAACATCAGGCTTAAAATTTAATCTGTAGCAAAAGAGTTAACAAACAGTGTTGGGGACTTGGGGTTTCCCCCTTCTGTTGAAATTACAATAACCAGAATGAAAAATAAGTTTGAACCAGTTATTGATAAACAACATCAAATCTACCACTTTCAGAGAATCTTCACTCTCACAAAGATTTTTAACTCAAGAACTCAATGAAAGAACATCACAAGGCAATCCAAAGAGTTTACAGTCACAACCTATCATTGCCTAATTGTTGAAGACCAGGCAAATCCactaattctctctctctctatctcattTCCAAATTTTATTCGCAAATAGATTTATCCAAACTGATAAAAATAACTAGATAAATTAGAGAGGACTCagaataataaataaagaataCCTCTTTATTAACATCAGGATGATACTTCAGTGCAAGTTTCCGATAAGCCCTTTTGATCTCATTAACTGTTGAAGAAGGCGAAACCCCTAGAACTTCATAAGGAGACTCTCTGCGGCTCGCTCTTGAAATGGTAATAtagcttctcttcttcttgtgaTTCCTATAAAGTGGCGCAAAGGATCGTAATTGAAGCAAAGGAAGGTTGAATCGACACTCATAGCTATATCCGGAAGTGGGTGT
This genomic stretch from Tripterygium wilfordii isolate XIE 37 chromosome 22, ASM1340144v1, whole genome shotgun sequence harbors:
- the LOC119991676 gene encoding protein TOC75-3, chloroplastic-like, with product MHAFASPSHLIYSNQSLRSRRQSRAATSRRDLPAAISRKPNVAPSSQNPKPRASPLSSIRKPLAIASLSAAATTLVIRLIPQPSPFSKGPGGRGGFGGGGSGGGGGGDGFGSGDGSGGGFWQRFFGPDPAFADEEQNQEWDSHGLPANIVVQLNKLSGLKKYKVSEILFFDRRRFATVGTEDSFFEMVSLRPGGVYTKLQMQKELETLATCGMFEKVDMEGKTNPDGSIAVTISFTESTWQSADRFRCINVGLMAQSKPIEMDPDMTDKERLEYYRSQEKDYKRRMERAKPCLLPVPVQREVLQTLRDQGKVSARLLQKIRDQVQKWYHDEGYACAQVVNFGNLNTREVVCEVVEGDITQLVIQFQDKLGNVVEGNTQLPVVRRELPKQLRPGNVFNIEAGKQALRNINSLALFSNIEVNPRPDEKNEGGIIVEIKLRELDQKSAEVSAEWSIVPGRGGRPTLASIQPGGTISFEHRNIHGLNRSIVGSLTTSNFLSPQDDLAFKLEYVHPYLDGVTNPRNRTLRTNCFNSRKLSPVFTGGPGVDEVPPIWVDRAGIKANITENFSRQSKFTYGIVMEEITTRDESSNISTNGQRVLPSGGISADGPPTTLSGTGIDRLAFLQANITRDNTKFVNGAVVGERNVFQVDQGLGIGTKFPFFNRHQLTLTRFFQLMQVEEGAGKRPPPVLVLHGHYGGCVGDLPSYDAFTLGGPYSVRGYNMGELGAARNIIEVGAEIRVPVRNTHVYAFVEHGNDLGSSKDVKGNPTEVYRRMGHGSSYGFGAKLGLVRAEYAVDHNTGTGALFFRFGERY
- the LOC119990485 gene encoding chaperone protein DnaJ isoform X2 translates to MNGYSSPLTPPNSPPYVTHFHSRSLLYFQTQLNFRTPTSGYSYECRFNLPLLQLRSFAPLYRNHKKKRSYITISRASRRESPYEVLGVSPSSTVNEIKRAYRKLALKYHPDVNKEANAQEKFMRIKHAYNTLLNSDSRRKYDSGNRSSDFSYSTSQREQRRKSQDDEDFYGFGDFFRDLEEEFRNWEANASSQGKPKSLWEELAEIGEEFVEFLEKELNIVDSETEANKNNEGSNRGNPVNDSWTKERGSDSEDEAGKGSSIEENLDEIEATLAQLKKELGL
- the LOC119990485 gene encoding chaperone protein DnaJ isoform X1, with product MNGYSSPLTPPNSPPYVTHFHSRSLLYFQTQLNFRTPTSGYSYECRFNLPLLQLRSFAPLYRNHKKKRSYITISRASRRESPYEVLGVSPSSTVNEIKRAYRKLALKYHPDVNKEANAQEKFMRIKHAYNTLLNSDSRRKYDSGNRSSDFSYSTSQREQRRKSQDDEDFYGFGNFLKDVQITIGDFFRDLEEEFRNWEANASSQGKPKSLWEELAEIGEEFVEFLEKELNIVDSETEANKNNEGSNRGNPVNDSWTKERGSDSEDEAGKGSSIEENLDEIEATLAQLKKELGL